The following are from one region of the Salinirussus salinus genome:
- a CDS encoding M20/M25/M40 family metallo-hydrolase, translating to MGEIPDPDPGLADDPVTLLQGLVRFDTTNPPGNERACVEWTERLLDAAGFETETYASDPDRPNLVARLPGDGPAPPLLLYGHVDVVPTEGQDWTYPPFDAVVEDGFVWGRGTLDMKGGVAMLLAAALRAAREDVDLAGDLMVMVLSDEEAGGDEGAAYMVEQHPELFADVEYALGEFGGFPMTIAGERFYPVQMNEKAICWSKLTFSGPAGHASMPGDGGAMADMARAVDAIAGSRLPVHVIPPVEEMVEAVAAELDGETEALVRDLLDPERTDEALDALGPEGEIFDAILHNTAAPTVVRGGDKENVIPGEVEVTLDCRLLPGQTAEDLERELRELVPDDVEFAFETLRYEAFPSETDAGLFDLLADTLERADPTATAVPYVMAGGTDGRHLSRVGVQSYGYTPLQLPEDFSFMETIHAADERVPVEAVEFGADRLFEVLEGYEGGSGPEPGE from the coding sequence ATGGGAGAGATTCCGGACCCTGACCCCGGCCTCGCCGACGACCCCGTGACGCTGCTCCAGGGGCTCGTCCGCTTCGACACCACCAACCCCCCGGGCAACGAGCGCGCCTGCGTCGAGTGGACCGAACGGCTGCTCGACGCCGCCGGCTTCGAGACCGAGACCTACGCCAGCGACCCGGACCGCCCGAACCTCGTCGCCCGGCTGCCCGGCGACGGTCCCGCCCCGCCGCTTTTGCTGTACGGCCACGTCGACGTCGTCCCGACGGAGGGACAGGACTGGACCTACCCGCCCTTCGACGCCGTGGTGGAGGACGGCTTCGTCTGGGGCCGCGGGACGCTGGACATGAAAGGCGGCGTGGCGATGCTGCTGGCCGCTGCGCTGCGGGCCGCACGCGAGGACGTCGACCTCGCCGGCGACCTGATGGTGATGGTCCTCTCCGACGAGGAAGCCGGCGGCGACGAGGGCGCCGCGTACATGGTCGAGCAGCATCCCGAACTGTTCGCGGACGTCGAGTACGCCCTCGGGGAGTTCGGCGGCTTCCCGATGACCATCGCCGGCGAGCGGTTCTACCCCGTCCAGATGAACGAGAAGGCGATCTGCTGGTCGAAGCTCACCTTCTCCGGGCCCGCGGGCCACGCCTCGATGCCCGGCGACGGCGGCGCGATGGCCGACATGGCCCGCGCGGTCGACGCCATCGCCGGCTCCCGGCTGCCCGTCCACGTCATCCCGCCCGTCGAGGAGATGGTCGAGGCCGTCGCGGCCGAACTCGACGGGGAGACCGAAGCGCTGGTGCGGGACCTGCTCGACCCCGAGCGCACGGACGAGGCGCTCGACGCGCTGGGCCCGGAGGGGGAGATCTTCGACGCGATCCTCCACAACACCGCCGCGCCGACGGTCGTCCGCGGGGGCGACAAGGAGAACGTCATCCCAGGCGAGGTCGAGGTGACGCTCGACTGCCGGCTGCTGCCCGGCCAGACCGCCGAGGACTTGGAGCGCGAACTGCGCGAACTGGTCCCCGACGACGTGGAGTTCGCGTTCGAGACGCTCCGCTACGAGGCGTTCCCCTCCGAGACCGACGCGGGTCTGTTCGACCTGCTCGCGGACACCCTCGAACGCGCGGACCCGACGGCCACCGCCGTCCCGTACGTCATGGCCGGCGGGACCGACGGCCGCCACCTCTCGCGGGTCGGCGTCCAGTCCTACGGGTACACGCCGCTGCAACTGCCCGAGGACTTCTCGTTCATGGAGACGATCCACGCGGCCGACGAGCGGGTACCCGTCGAGGCCGTCGAGTTCGGAGCCGACCGGCTGTTCGAAGTACTGGAGGGCTACGAAGGCGGGAGTGGGCCGGAACCGGGCGAGTGA
- a CDS encoding FAD-binding protein, protein MYEHDVIVVGAGGAGLRAAIAAHEEGADVALVTKLHPVRSHTGAAEGGINAALHEEDSWELHAYDTMKGSDYLGDAPAIDTFAQDAPDEVIQLEHWGMPFSREEDGKVSQRPFGGLSFPRTTYAGAETGHHLLHTMYEQVVKRGIEVYDEWYVTDLAVTDHDDPEDRVCYGCAAYDIKTGEVAGFHARDGVILATGGPGQVYDHTTNAIANTGDGPAMAYRAGVPLEDMEFVQFHPTTLPSTGVLISEGVRGEGGILYNGEEERFMFEHGYANNEGELASRDVVSRAELTEVNEGRGIEDEYVHLDMRHLGEERIIDRLENILHLAEDFEGVDGLDEPMPVKPGQHYEMGGIETDENGETCIEGLYAAGECACVSLHGSNRLGGNALPELLVFGARAGHHAAGGDMAEAEIPTGPSARSEDGAVDTPVEPGAVEPATGDTVADGGEVRSDGGAVAAAEEVVEQTVTRERERVETLLEEDGINHAEVRDDIQETMTENVNVFREEDNLKSALEDIRQAREAYQDVAVSDPSRTFNTDLIHTIETRNVIDLAEAITLGALAREEFRGAHWRKQYQERRDDEWLKHTMLEWNGGDPDLYYKPVILEGEEKTYEPKERSY, encoded by the coding sequence ATGTACGAACACGACGTCATCGTGGTCGGCGCGGGCGGCGCCGGGCTGCGCGCGGCGATCGCGGCACACGAAGAGGGAGCGGACGTCGCGCTTGTGACCAAGCTCCACCCGGTGCGCAGCCACACCGGGGCTGCCGAGGGCGGGATCAACGCCGCCCTCCACGAGGAGGACTCCTGGGAACTGCACGCCTACGACACGATGAAGGGGTCGGACTACCTCGGCGACGCCCCCGCCATCGACACCTTCGCCCAGGACGCCCCCGACGAGGTCATCCAGCTCGAACACTGGGGGATGCCCTTCTCCCGCGAGGAGGACGGCAAGGTCTCCCAGCGCCCCTTCGGCGGCCTCTCCTTCCCGCGGACGACCTACGCCGGCGCCGAGACCGGCCACCACCTCCTCCACACGATGTACGAGCAGGTGGTCAAGCGGGGGATCGAGGTCTACGACGAGTGGTACGTCACGGACCTGGCGGTCACCGACCACGACGACCCCGAGGACAGGGTCTGTTACGGCTGTGCCGCCTACGACATCAAGACCGGCGAGGTCGCTGGCTTCCACGCACGGGACGGGGTCATCCTGGCCACCGGCGGCCCGGGACAGGTCTACGACCACACGACCAACGCCATCGCCAACACCGGCGACGGGCCGGCGATGGCCTACCGGGCAGGTGTCCCGCTGGAGGACATGGAGTTCGTCCAGTTCCACCCCACCACGCTGCCCTCGACGGGCGTCCTGATCAGCGAGGGCGTCCGCGGCGAGGGCGGGATCCTCTACAACGGCGAGGAGGAGCGGTTCATGTTCGAGCACGGCTACGCCAACAACGAGGGCGAACTCGCCTCGCGTGACGTGGTCTCCCGCGCGGAGCTGACGGAGGTCAACGAGGGGCGGGGCATCGAGGACGAGTACGTCCACCTCGACATGCGCCACCTCGGCGAGGAGCGGATCATCGACCGCCTCGAGAACATCCTCCACCTCGCGGAGGACTTCGAGGGGGTCGACGGGCTGGACGAGCCGATGCCGGTCAAGCCCGGCCAGCACTACGAGATGGGTGGCATCGAGACCGACGAGAACGGCGAGACCTGCATCGAGGGGCTGTACGCCGCCGGGGAGTGCGCCTGCGTCTCGCTGCACGGCTCGAACCGGCTGGGGGGCAACGCCCTGCCCGAGCTGCTGGTCTTCGGCGCCCGCGCGGGCCACCACGCCGCCGGCGGCGACATGGCCGAGGCGGAGATCCCGACCGGCCCCTCCGCGAGAAGCGAGGACGGCGCCGTCGACACGCCCGTCGAGCCCGGGGCAGTCGAGCCCGCGACCGGCGACACCGTCGCGGACGGCGGGGAGGTCCGGTCCGATGGGGGAGCTGTCGCAGCGGCCGAGGAGGTCGTCGAGCAGACCGTCACCCGGGAGCGCGAGCGCGTGGAGACCCTGCTCGAGGAGGACGGCATCAACCACGCCGAGGTCCGGGACGACATCCAGGAGACGATGACCGAGAACGTGAACGTCTTCCGGGAGGAGGACAACCTGAAGTCGGCCCTGGAGGACATCCGGCAGGCCCGCGAGGCCTACCAGGACGTCGCGGTCTCTGACCCCTCGCGGACGTTCAACACCGACCTCATCCACACCATCGAGACCCGCAACGTCATCGACCTCGCGGAGGCGATCACGCTGGGTGCGCTGGCCCGCGAGGAGTTCCGCGGGGCCCACTGGCGCAAGCAGTACCAGGAGCGCCGGGACGACGAGTGGCTCAAGCACACGATGCTCGAGTGGAACGGCGGCGACCCCGACCTCTACTACAAGCCGGTCATCCTCGAGGGCGAGGAGAAGACCTACGAGCCGAAGGAACGCTCGTACTGA
- a CDS encoding helix-turn-helix domain-containing protein, whose product MAKYSTGSGGGGSGGSCELCGASDVELRTATVAGARLEVCDDCAEHDDAGPADAGGDGGDRDRAKRAARNTAKVHDAAAADPEHWEDGADYDDDQLPYLVPDYADRLTDARQDAGYQLGELAEELDVDEADLLALEQGRATQAGVGGSTVGALERFLDVDLADE is encoded by the coding sequence ATGGCCAAGTACTCGACCGGGAGCGGGGGCGGCGGCTCCGGCGGGAGCTGCGAGCTCTGTGGCGCCTCCGACGTGGAGTTGCGGACGGCGACGGTCGCGGGCGCGCGGCTGGAGGTCTGTGACGACTGTGCCGAGCACGACGACGCCGGTCCGGCCGACGCCGGCGGTGACGGCGGCGACCGCGACCGCGCAAAGCGGGCCGCGCGCAACACCGCGAAGGTCCACGACGCCGCGGCTGCCGACCCCGAGCACTGGGAGGACGGCGCCGACTACGACGACGACCAGCTGCCCTACCTCGTTCCCGACTACGCCGACCGGCTCACCGACGCCCGCCAGGACGCCGGCTACCAGCTCGGGGAGCTGGCCGAGGAACTCGACGTCGACGAGGCCGACCTGCTCGCACTGGAACAGGGTCGGGCCACCCAGGCCGGCGTCGGGGGCTCGACGGTCGGCGCCCTCGAGCGGTTCCTCGACGTCGACCTGGCCGACGAGTGA
- a CDS encoding HAD family hydrolase, giving the protein MTDQQAQSEYDALVYDLDGTLVRLDVDWGAVTEEVAAVLRARGLETEGSLWDLLQRAEEAGERYRRAVEDVIADHERAGARSADRLPLADELPAGVPTGVCSMNCEAACRIALELHGLDGHVDAVVGRDTVTAHKPDPEPLLATVDALGAGPQATLFVGDSDSDRVTAERAGVDFQPVADRR; this is encoded by the coding sequence GTGACTGACCAGCAGGCACAGAGCGAGTACGACGCTCTCGTCTACGACCTCGACGGGACGCTCGTCCGCCTGGACGTGGACTGGGGGGCCGTCACCGAGGAAGTCGCGGCGGTGCTGCGGGCCCGCGGGCTGGAGACCGAGGGGTCGCTGTGGGACCTCCTCCAGCGCGCCGAGGAGGCGGGCGAGCGCTACCGGCGGGCCGTCGAGGACGTCATTGCCGACCACGAGCGAGCGGGCGCCCGCAGCGCCGACCGGCTCCCGCTTGCCGACGAGCTTCCCGCGGGCGTGCCGACCGGCGTCTGCTCAATGAACTGCGAGGCCGCCTGCCGGATCGCCCTGGAGCTACACGGGCTCGACGGCCACGTCGACGCCGTCGTCGGCCGGGACACCGTCACGGCGCACAAGCCCGACCCCGAACCCCTGCTGGCGACGGTCGACGCGCTCGGGGCCGGCCCGCAGGCGACACTCTTCGTCGGCGACTCCGACAGCGACCGCGTCACCGCCGAGCGCGCGGGCGTCGACTTCCAGCCTGTCGCCGACCGGCGGTGA
- a CDS encoding DUF5822 domain-containing protein — translation MQVTFVLTIVVGAPLVAALSLGVRLPDWGSRAAFAVRVGAVVWFVTAVATYAYARRYREPAEGADDGRESD, via the coding sequence ATGCAGGTGACGTTCGTCCTGACGATCGTCGTCGGCGCCCCGCTCGTGGCCGCGCTCTCGCTCGGAGTCCGGCTGCCGGACTGGGGTTCGCGGGCGGCCTTCGCGGTCCGCGTGGGGGCGGTCGTCTGGTTCGTCACCGCGGTCGCTACCTACGCCTACGCACGGCGGTACCGCGAGCCCGCCGAGGGCGCCGACGACGGACGAGAAAGCGACTGA
- the panB gene encoding 3-methyl-2-oxobutanoate hydroxymethyltransferase, producing the protein MTTVRDLRAKAGEEPITMLTAYDAVTASLVDAAGVDIVLVGDSMGNAVMGYDSTLPVTVDEVASRTGAVARGTEDALVVADMPFLSVGVDRADAVEHCGRMLKEENAHAVKVESGPHTVSLTERLTDLGVPVMAHVGLTPQQVHQTGYARQGVEKERAREIAELAREHEEAGAFACVLEHIPANLAAGITEKLSIPTIGIGAGPECDGQVLVFTDAVGLSEGSPPFAEAFGDVRGEMEAALDSYVEAVEDGEFPGPEHSRTVDELDELY; encoded by the coding sequence ATGACGACCGTTCGGGACCTCCGGGCGAAGGCTGGCGAGGAACCTATCACGATGCTCACCGCCTACGACGCGGTGACGGCGTCGCTGGTCGACGCCGCGGGCGTGGATATCGTTCTCGTCGGCGACAGCATGGGCAACGCGGTGATGGGTTACGACTCGACGCTTCCGGTCACGGTCGACGAGGTGGCCTCGCGCACCGGCGCGGTCGCGCGCGGCACCGAGGACGCGCTCGTGGTCGCCGACATGCCCTTCCTCTCGGTGGGCGTCGACCGCGCGGACGCCGTCGAACACTGCGGCCGGATGCTCAAAGAGGAGAACGCCCACGCCGTCAAGGTCGAGTCCGGTCCCCACACGGTCTCCCTGACCGAGCGGCTGACCGACCTGGGGGTCCCCGTCATGGCCCACGTCGGCCTCACCCCCCAGCAGGTCCACCAGACGGGCTACGCCCGCCAGGGCGTCGAGAAAGAGCGCGCCCGGGAGATCGCCGAGCTGGCCCGCGAGCACGAGGAGGCCGGGGCCTTCGCCTGCGTGCTCGAACACATCCCCGCGAACCTGGCTGCGGGGATCACCGAGAAGCTGTCGATCCCCACGATCGGCATCGGCGCCGGGCCCGAGTGTGACGGTCAGGTGCTCGTTTTCACCGACGCCGTCGGGCTCTCGGAGGGGTCGCCGCCCTTCGCCGAGGCCTTCGGGGACGTGCGCGGGGAGATGGAAGCCGCACTCGACTCCTACGTCGAGGCTGTCGAGGACGGCGAGTTCCCGGGTCCCGAGCACAGCCGGACCGTCGACGAACTGGACGAGCTGTACTGA
- a CDS encoding alcohol dehydrogenase catalytic domain-containing protein gives MRVAAFTELTGPEGVSVIERETPEPGASEAVIDVEACSINRHDLWILDGDTPRVTDDDLPFVSGLDVAGTVREVGPDVRGVDPGDRVVLCPNETCGSCRYCREGPENLCERFSLFHGGLAEAARVPADRLLALPGGVTPVEAAAVPTAYMTAYHMFRRADVEAGDRAFVPGATGGVGVAAVQIADALGLEAVGTSSSGRKLDRVRELGLDRGIESADVDEIREAVDGPFEVVINHLGGEYTGLGQAVLRRGGTMAVCGRTAGGESTVGVTDLFLQHKRVVGSTMGTQGDLRRLLGLVADGEIDPVVDETYPLEETGAAFAAMRDRDQVGKLVVRPQ, from the coding sequence ATGCGCGTCGCAGCATTCACCGAGCTGACCGGGCCCGAGGGCGTGAGCGTCATCGAGCGGGAGACACCCGAGCCGGGCGCGAGCGAGGCAGTCATCGACGTCGAAGCCTGCTCGATCAACCGCCACGACCTCTGGATCCTCGACGGCGACACGCCGCGCGTGACCGACGACGACCTGCCCTTCGTCTCCGGGCTGGACGTCGCCGGCACAGTACGAGAGGTCGGCCCGGACGTCCGCGGCGTCGACCCCGGCGACCGCGTCGTCCTCTGCCCGAACGAGACCTGCGGGAGCTGCCGGTACTGCCGGGAGGGCCCCGAGAACCTCTGTGAGCGGTTCTCGCTGTTTCACGGCGGGCTGGCCGAGGCCGCCCGCGTTCCGGCCGACCGGCTGCTCGCGCTCCCCGGGGGAGTCACGCCCGTCGAGGCCGCCGCGGTCCCGACGGCCTACATGACGGCCTACCACATGTTCCGGCGGGCAGACGTCGAGGCCGGCGACCGCGCCTTCGTCCCCGGCGCGACCGGCGGCGTGGGGGTCGCAGCCGTCCAGATCGCCGACGCGCTCGGGTTGGAGGCGGTCGGCACCTCCTCCTCGGGCCGGAAACTCGACCGCGTGCGCGAGCTGGGCCTGGACCGCGGGATCGAGTCCGCGGACGTCGACGAGATCCGCGAGGCAGTCGACGGCCCTTTCGAGGTCGTGATCAACCACCTCGGCGGGGAGTACACCGGTCTGGGGCAGGCGGTGCTCCGGCGGGGCGGGACCATGGCGGTCTGTGGCCGGACGGCCGGCGGCGAGTCGACCGTGGGGGTCACCGACCTCTTCCTCCAGCACAAGCGCGTCGTCGGATCCACGATGGGGACCCAGGGCGACCTCCGCCGGCTCCTGGGGCTCGTGGCCGACGGGGAGATCGACCCGGTCGTCGACGAGACCTACCCGCTCGAGGAGACGGGCGCGGCCTTCGCCGCGATGCGGGACCGCGACCAGGTCGGCAAGCTCGTCGTCCGGCCCCAGTAG
- a CDS encoding DUF7127 family protein — translation MTVLQQFEEEGIDARRFEYEDGFVLAADFGRGTDAAVDVVDGTVIVVAGDDHHEFEVDDDARVFMNNGVLTIEVNA, via the coding sequence ATGACTGTGTTACAGCAGTTCGAGGAGGAGGGCATCGACGCCCGTCGCTTCGAGTACGAGGACGGGTTCGTGTTGGCTGCGGACTTCGGTCGTGGCACGGACGCGGCCGTCGACGTCGTCGACGGGACGGTCATCGTCGTCGCCGGCGACGACCACCACGAGTTCGAGGTTGACGACGACGCGCGAGTGTTTATGAACAACGGCGTCCTCACTATCGAGGTGAATGCATGA
- a CDS encoding CDC48 family AAA ATPase gives MRLTIKPLKQKDAGRGLAAIDRAAMSEMDLENGDYVVIEGEGRAVARVWPGYPEDQGKGVVRIDGQLRQETGAGIDDSVAVEKADVKPATSVTVALPQNLRVRGNVGPMIRSNLSGQAVTEGQTVPVSFGLGPLSSMSGQKIPLKIASTDPQGTVVVTDSTEVEVTDQPAEQITGEPAGRETTAPDVSYEDIGGLDDELEQVREMIELPMRHPELFQQLGIEPPKGVLLHGPPGTGKTLMAKAVANEIDAYFTNISGPEIMSKYYGESEEQLREVFEEAEENAPAVVFIDEIDSIAPERGETSGDVERRVVAQLLSLMDGLDERGEVIVIGATNRVDALDPALRRGGRFDREIEVGVPDKGGRMEILQVHTRGMPLSEAVDLEEYAENTHGFVGADIEQLAKEAAMGALRRIRPELDLEEDEIPAETLEKLEVTESDFKQALRGVEPSALREVFVEVPDVTWESVGGLEGTKERLRETIQWPLEYPEVFEQMDMQAAKGVLLYGPPGTGKTLLAKAIANEAQSNFISIKGPELLNKYVGESEKGVREVFEKARSNAPTVVFFDEIDSIAGERGRHAGDSGVGERVVSQLLTELDGLEELEDVVVIATTNRPDLIDAALVRPGRLDRHVHVPVPDEEARRKIFEVHTRGKPLAEGVDLDDLAARTDGYVGADIEAVCREASMAATREFINSVDPEEVDDTVGNVRVTAEHFEEALGEVGPSVDDDTRERYEEIEEQFQTREPDQAEEGQVSRTFQ, from the coding sequence ATGAGACTCACTATCAAACCCCTCAAGCAGAAGGACGCCGGCCGCGGCCTGGCGGCCATCGACCGGGCGGCCATGTCCGAGATGGACCTGGAGAACGGCGACTACGTGGTCATCGAGGGTGAGGGGCGCGCTGTCGCGCGCGTCTGGCCCGGCTACCCCGAGGACCAGGGCAAGGGCGTCGTCCGGATCGACGGCCAGCTGCGCCAGGAGACCGGCGCGGGCATCGACGACTCCGTCGCCGTCGAGAAGGCAGACGTCAAGCCGGCCACCAGCGTGACCGTCGCGCTCCCCCAGAACCTCCGGGTGCGTGGCAACGTCGGCCCGATGATCCGCTCGAACCTCTCGGGGCAGGCGGTGACCGAGGGCCAGACGGTCCCCGTCTCCTTCGGGCTGGGGCCGCTGTCCTCGATGTCCGGACAGAAGATCCCGCTGAAGATCGCGAGCACCGACCCCCAGGGAACCGTCGTCGTCACTGACTCGACGGAGGTCGAGGTGACCGACCAGCCCGCCGAGCAGATCACCGGCGAGCCCGCGGGCAGGGAGACGACCGCCCCCGACGTCAGCTACGAGGACATCGGCGGGCTCGACGACGAGCTCGAGCAGGTCCGCGAGATGATCGAGTTGCCGATGCGCCACCCCGAGCTGTTCCAGCAGCTCGGCATCGAGCCCCCGAAGGGCGTCCTGCTGCACGGCCCGCCGGGCACCGGGAAGACGCTGATGGCCAAGGCCGTGGCCAACGAGATCGACGCCTACTTCACCAACATCTCGGGGCCGGAGATCATGTCGAAGTACTACGGCGAGAGCGAGGAGCAGCTCCGGGAGGTCTTCGAGGAGGCCGAGGAGAACGCCCCCGCGGTGGTGTTCATCGACGAGATCGACTCCATCGCCCCCGAGCGCGGCGAGACCAGCGGTGACGTGGAACGCCGCGTGGTCGCCCAACTGCTCTCGCTGATGGACGGCCTCGACGAGCGCGGCGAGGTGATCGTGATCGGCGCCACGAACAGGGTCGACGCACTGGACCCCGCGCTCCGCCGTGGCGGCCGGTTCGACCGCGAGATCGAGGTCGGCGTTCCGGACAAGGGTGGCCGGATGGAGATCCTCCAGGTCCACACCCGCGGGATGCCTCTCTCGGAGGCGGTCGACCTCGAGGAGTACGCCGAGAACACCCACGGCTTCGTGGGCGCTGACATCGAGCAACTCGCCAAGGAGGCCGCGATGGGTGCCCTGCGGCGCATCCGGCCGGAACTCGACCTCGAAGAGGACGAGATCCCCGCCGAGACGCTCGAGAAACTCGAAGTCACCGAGAGCGACTTCAAGCAGGCGCTGCGGGGCGTCGAGCCCTCCGCGCTGCGTGAGGTCTTCGTCGAGGTTCCCGACGTCACCTGGGAATCGGTCGGCGGCCTCGAAGGGACCAAAGAGCGGCTCCGGGAGACCATCCAGTGGCCCCTCGAATACCCGGAGGTCTTCGAGCAGATGGACATGCAGGCCGCCAAGGGCGTCCTGCTCTACGGCCCGCCGGGCACCGGCAAGACCCTGCTGGCGAAGGCCATCGCCAACGAGGCCCAGAGCAACTTCATCTCCATCAAGGGGCCGGAGCTGCTCAACAAGTACGTCGGCGAATCGGAGAAGGGCGTCCGGGAGGTCTTCGAGAAGGCCCGGTCGAACGCGCCCACGGTGGTGTTCTTCGACGAGATCGACTCCATCGCGGGCGAGCGGGGCCGCCACGCCGGCGACTCCGGCGTCGGCGAGCGGGTCGTCTCCCAGCTTTTGACCGAGCTCGACGGGCTCGAGGAGCTGGAGGACGTGGTCGTCATCGCGACCACTAACCGCCCCGACCTCATCGACGCCGCGCTGGTCCGTCCCGGCCGGCTGGACAGGCACGTCCACGTGCCAGTCCCCGACGAGGAGGCCCGCCGGAAGATCTTCGAGGTCCACACCCGCGGCAAGCCGCTCGCCGAGGGCGTCGACCTCGACGACCTGGCCGCCCGGACCGACGGTTACGTCGGCGCGGACATCGAGGCGGTCTGCCGGGAGGCGTCGATGGCTGCGACCCGGGAGTTCATCAACAGCGTCGACCCCGAGGAGGTCGACGACACCGTCGGGAACGTCCGGGTGACGGCCGAGCACTTCGAGGAGGCTCTCGGGGAGGTCGGCCCCAGCGTCGACGACGACACCCGCGAGCGCTACGAGGAGATCGAAGAGCAGTTCCAGACCCGCGAGCCCGACCAGGCCGAGGAAGGGCAGGTCAGCCGCACCTTCCAGTAA
- a CDS encoding glycosyltransferase family 4 protein, with translation MVRGALRRLLSGTLGASVSSEASRPSGVGPAATGRTDAADATTVDGDDPLEVCLLSYRSDPYSGGQGVYVKYLSRALTDLGHSVDVVSGKPYPDLDEDVRLVKLPGENVVDELDRLGQFEPAYLADPTALYEWLSALTGGFPDPYAFGRRVLEHFEAREPDYDVVHDNQSLCYALPELEKRGYPVVATVHHPITVDREVTLAEADGLRERLLVRRWYRFLRMQQAVVPRLSHVVTVSEAARRRTVTDFGADPDAVRVVHNGIDTDVFEPRDRGDEAGGPADAAEYRLMTTVSADAPIKGVRYLLRAFARVREAVDAELVVVGEFDEGGDAEGLVEDLGVGDAIATHSGISTDRLVDLYASADVAAVPSVYEGFGLPAGEAMACGVPVVATDGGALPEVVGDAGVQVPARDAGALATAILDLLEDPDRRRRLGRRGRERVVEQFDWERAARETARTYRQAIHGDG, from the coding sequence ATGGTGAGAGGCGCGCTTCGACGGCTGCTGTCGGGGACGCTCGGCGCCAGCGTCTCCTCGGAGGCCTCGCGGCCGTCGGGGGTCGGACCGGCGGCGACCGGCCGGACGGACGCTGCCGACGCGACGACCGTCGACGGCGACGACCCCCTCGAAGTCTGTCTGCTGAGTTACCGCAGCGACCCCTACTCCGGCGGCCAGGGCGTCTACGTGAAGTACCTCAGCCGGGCGCTGACCGACCTGGGTCACTCGGTCGACGTCGTCTCCGGGAAGCCGTACCCGGACCTGGACGAGGACGTCCGGCTGGTGAAACTCCCCGGGGAGAACGTCGTCGACGAGCTCGACCGCCTCGGGCAGTTCGAGCCCGCGTACCTGGCCGACCCGACGGCCCTCTACGAGTGGCTCAGCGCGCTCACCGGCGGGTTCCCCGACCCGTACGCCTTCGGACGGCGCGTGCTCGAGCACTTCGAGGCCCGCGAACCCGACTACGACGTGGTCCACGACAACCAGTCGCTGTGTTACGCCCTGCCAGAACTCGAAAAGCGGGGCTACCCGGTCGTCGCGACGGTCCACCACCCGATCACGGTCGACCGGGAGGTCACCCTCGCGGAGGCCGACGGGCTCCGCGAGCGCCTGCTCGTCCGGCGGTGGTACCGCTTTCTCCGGATGCAGCAGGCGGTCGTCCCGCGGCTCTCACACGTCGTGACCGTCTCCGAGGCGGCGCGCCGCCGGACCGTGACGGACTTCGGCGCCGACCCCGACGCCGTCCGGGTCGTCCACAACGGCATCGACACCGACGTCTTCGAGCCCCGGGACCGCGGGGACGAGGCTGGCGGCCCCGCCGACGCGGCCGAGTACCGCCTGATGACGACCGTCAGCGCCGACGCCCCGATCAAGGGGGTGCGCTACCTCCTCCGGGCGTTCGCGCGGGTCCGCGAGGCCGTCGACGCCGAACTGGTCGTCGTCGGGGAGTTCGACGAGGGTGGCGACGCGGAAGGTCTGGTCGAGGACCTCGGGGTCGGCGACGCCATCGCCACTCACTCCGGGATCAGCACCGACCGGCTGGTCGACCTCTACGCGAGTGCCGACGTCGCCGCGGTCCCCTCGGTCTACGAGGGCTTCGGCCTCCCGGCGGGGGAGGCGATGGCCTGCGGCGTCCCGGTGGTGGCGACCGACGGCGGCGCCCTGCCCGAGGTCGTCGGCGACGCGGGCGTGCAGGTCCCCGCCAGGGACGCCGGGGCGCTGGCGACCGCTATTCTGGACCTGCTCGAGGACCCGGACCGCCGGCGCCGGCTGGGACGGCGGGGCCGCGAGCGCGTGGTCGAACAGTTCGACTGGGAGCGGGCCGCACGCGAGACGGCGCGGACCTACCGGCAGGCCATCCATGGAGACGGTTGA